In Capsicum annuum cultivar UCD-10X-F1 chromosome 7, UCD10Xv1.1, whole genome shotgun sequence, one genomic interval encodes:
- the LOC124885754 gene encoding uncharacterized protein LOC124885754, translated as MGFKKYSKLISHLLIAEQHNDLLMRNHESRHAGTTPFPEVNTVNFHPTRRERSPDPSRGRGHERYFNQGDRLTINNNLQHQQCKRKGESPEAAPRMNSESKYCRCGGKGHWSHTCRSPKYLVNLYQASLKKTNNDVEANFLFEDNVDPMDLKVSDFFVVPEEHVNHPVGDNYEIV; from the coding sequence AtgggatttaaaaaatattctaaattgatttctcatcttcttattgCTGAACAACATAATGATCTTTTAATGAGAAATCATGAAAGTCGACATGCTGGTACTACTCCATTTCCTGAAGTGAATACTGTAAATTTTCACCCAACCAGGCGTGAAAGAAGTCCTGACCCCAGTCGTGGTCGTGGTCATGAAAGGTATTTTAATCAGGGTGATCGCCTTACAATAAACAACAATCTTCAGCACCAACAATGCAAAAGGAAGGGTGAATCTCCTGAAGCAGCTCCAAGGATGAACTCTGAAAGTAAATATTGTCGATGTGGAGGAAAGGGGCACTGGTCGCATACCTGTCGTTCGCCAAAATATCTTGTAAACCTCTATCAGGCGTCCCTTAAGAAAACAAATAACGATGTTGAAGCAAACTTCCTCTTTGAAGATAATGTTGATCCCATGGACTTGAAAGTTTCAGATTTCTTTGTGGTTCCTGAAGAACATGTAAATCACCCGGTCGGTGACAATTATGAAATAGTatga
- the LOC107877823 gene encoding zinc finger BED domain-containing protein RICESLEEPER 2 (The sequence of the model RefSeq protein was modified relative to this genomic sequence to represent the inferred CDS: added 82 bases not found in genome assembly) has protein sequence MAHCVSTCLLDWKLDKMFTITVDNASSNDVMVKELYKQLVNWGSNMKFGEHLHVRCMAHILNLIVQDDLKEIGASVKRVRQMVKYIKVSPARIRKFNECCGFENIECKKSLCLDVPTRWNSTYLMLDTAHHFETAFNRYDREDSGLSIYLATNVCEDGSVTGVFKNDDWQNVRNMVIFLNRFYDLTVKVSGALYVTSNVHFEDIIELYNYLKECMEDNDFALRKIAKKMKEKFVKYWGAPEKINKLFFIASILDPRNNRAYVGDALVDMYGEERGSKIRDEVETYMKSLFQEYARKFSNASRHTSSLSNSLGEIPNI, from the coding sequence ATGGCCCATTGTGTTAGTACGTGTTTGCTTGATTGGAAATTGGACAAAATGTTCACTATAACAGTAGATAATGCTTCTTCAAATGATGTCATGGTAAAAGAATTATACAAACAATTGGTAAATTGGGGATCTAACATGAAATTTGGCGAGCATCTTCATGTCAGATGTATGGCTCACATTCTCAATCTAATAGTACAAGATGACTTGAAGGAAATTGGTGCATCTGTCAAACGTGTTAGACAAATGGTGAAGTATATTAAAGTATCTCCTGCAAGGATTAGAAAATTTAACGAATGTTGTGGATTTGAAAATATAGAATGTAAGAAGTCATTGTGTTTGGATGTTCCTACTAGGTGGAATTCTAcctatttgatgttggatactgCACATCATTTTGAGACTGCATTTAATAGGTATGATCGTGAAGATAGTGGATTGTCAATTTATCTTGCTACTAATGTTTGTGAAGATGGTAGTGTTACAGGTGTGTTTAAAAATGATGATTGGCAAAATGTGAGAAATATGGTAATATTTCTTAATAGGTTTTATGATCTAACTGTGAAGGTTTCAGGTGCACTCTATGTTACTTCTAATGTTCATTTTGAAGACATAATTGAGCTTTACAACTATTTAAAAGAATGTATGGAAGATAATGATTTTGCTTTgagaaaaatagcaaaaaaaatgaaagaaaagtttgtcaAGTATTGGGGTGCtcctgaaaaaataaataagctaTTCTTTATTGCCTCTATCTTAGATCCTCGTAACAATCGTGCATATGTGGGAGATGCACTTGTGGATATGTATGGAGAGGAAAGGGGGAGTAAAATAAGAGATGAAGTGGAGACTTATATGAAATCTCTGTTTCA
- the LOC107877096 gene encoding uncharacterized protein LOC107877096, with product MFSFFGRFIAKRLENYHARYIVTSAVEPVYHVCFGGLAFSYLVALPEELRHLEHKKHQESHGKH from the coding sequence ATGTTCTCATTTTTTGGGAGATTTATAGCCAAACGCTTAGAAAACTATCATGCCAGATATATCGTAACTAGTGCGGTTGAACCTGTGTATCATGTTTGTTTTGGTGGCTTAGCTTTCTCATACTTGGTCGCGCTCCCTGAAGAACTTCGTCATCTTGAACATAAAAAACATCAAGAGAGCCATGGAAAGCACTAA